The Colias croceus chromosome 18, ilColCroc2.1 genome has a window encoding:
- the LOC123699540 gene encoding 1,5-anhydro-D-fructose reductase-like: MSIRLFLNRGLYCVAVKGFGKSKSFLVQSNTTREYKKFFGRMKFAKLSQTEDLMPTLGLGTWQASSDVIESIVYKALELGYRHIDTAFNYNNEEAIGRAIKRWIEDGNGSRKDLFITTKLPHVGNRASDVKKFVDLQLGRLQLEYVDLYLIHVPFAFHCDPETLTPVVKQNGEYELDMETDHVSTWKVMEECQKEGRIRNLGLSNFNEHQIAKLMKASSFKPQVLQVELHAYFQQVALRKFCEENDIVVTAYAPLGSPGAKDHFVNKYNYSPDKFPDLLGHPEVKNIAEKYGKTTAQVLLRFLVQEKVVVIPKSTSENRIKENSNIYDFELTPAEINRLRKLDKGEDGRIFNFLFWKGVENHPEYPFKISEITA, from the exons ATGTCCATCAGATTATTCTTAAACAGGGGCTTATACTGTGTGGCAGTAAAGGGATTCGGAAAATCAAAGTCCTTCCTTGTACAATCAAATACGACCCGtgaatataaaaagttttttggAAGAATGAAATTTGCAAAATTATCACAAACTGAAGATTTGATGCCAACTCTAGGATTAGGTACATGGCAG GCTTCATCAGATGTTATAGAATCCATTGTTTATAAAGCTTTGGAATTAGGCTATCGGCATATCGATACAGCATTTAATTACAACAACGAAGAAGCTATCGGAAGAGCAATAAAAAGGTGGATTGAAGATGGAAACGGTTCAAGGAAAGATTTGTTTATCACAACAAAG CTGCCACATGTCGGTAACAGAGCTTCCGACGTGAAAAAGTTCGTCGATCTTCAACTCGGTCGATTGCAGCTGGAGTACGTGGACTTGTATTTGATACATGTGCCGTTTGCTTTTCATTGCGACCCGGAGACGTTGACACCAGTTGTGAAACAAAATGGGGAATATGAGCTGGATATGGAGACTGATCATGTCAGCACTTGGAAG GTGATGGAAGAGTGCCAGAAAGAGGGTCGCATCCGAAATCTTGGCTTGTCAAACTTTAACGAGCACCAAATAGCCAAGTTAATGAAAGCGTCATCTTTCAAGCCGCAAGTACTGCAAGTGGAGTTACATGCGTACTTCCAGCAGGTGGCGTTGCGGAAGTTTTGTGAGGAGAACGATATAGTGGTCACTGCGTATGCGCCGCTTGGCAGCCCGGGCGCGAAGGACcattttgtaaataagtataattacaG ccCGGATAAATTCCCAGACCTGCTGGGGCACCCAGAGGTAAAAAATATCGCGGAAAAGTATGGCAAGACGACGGCACAAGTGCTCTTGCGCTTTTTAGTGCAGGAGAAGGTCGTTGTCATTCCTAAAAGTACTAGCGAGAATAGGATTAAG GAAAATTCGAACATCTACGATTTCGAATTGACTCCAGCTGAAATCAATCGTTTAAGAAAGTTGGACAAAGGCGAGGATGGACGTATTTTCAATTTCTTGTTCTGGAAAGGAGTTGAGAACCACCCGGAATACCCATTTAAAATATCGGAAATAACTGCATAA